In one Nostoc sp. KVJ3 genomic region, the following are encoded:
- a CDS encoding DUF2281 domain-containing protein, translated as MSIIQTATEKMRSLPPEKQQEVLDFIEFLQSQIAQKNTNIEQIEPISFLEAAQQFAGCVDGGPGDLATNKQYLEGLGTE; from the coding sequence TTGAGTATTATACAAACTGCCACTGAAAAAATGCGATCGCTCCCGCCAGAGAAGCAACAAGAGGTCTTAGATTTTATTGAGTTTCTGCAAAGTCAGATAGCACAAAAAAATACAAACATTGAACAAATTGAACCTATTTCATTTTTGGAAGCTGCTCAACAATTTGCAGGTTGCGTTGATGGTGGCCCCGGTGATTTGGCGACTAACAAACAATATCTTGAAGGTTTAGGAACTGAATGA
- a CDS encoding cysteine hydrolase, which translates to MSFCLFVIDIQNGFISENTKHIIQRIKSLLDQDIFEYVIFTRFINSFESPYVKYLNWYGLLSEIDQRIVSEIEPFVNKVFDKTIYTACNVETITFIKERNIQTIFVCGIDSEACVLKTAVDFFESNIRSYFLEYYSASNGGDNCQKAAILVLSQLIGVNHIITEPINRNNFNKYLC; encoded by the coding sequence ATGAGCTTCTGCCTATTTGTCATTGATATTCAAAATGGGTTTATATCTGAAAACACAAAGCATATTATACAACGGATTAAGTCTTTATTAGACCAAGATATATTTGAGTACGTTATCTTCACAAGATTTATAAATAGTTTTGAAAGTCCTTATGTAAAATATCTTAATTGGTATGGACTTCTTTCAGAAATAGATCAAAGAATTGTTTCTGAGATTGAACCATTTGTGAACAAAGTTTTTGACAAAACTATCTATACCGCTTGTAATGTAGAAACTATTACATTTATCAAAGAAAGAAATATTCAGACAATTTTTGTTTGTGGGATTGATAGTGAAGCTTGTGTATTAAAAACTGCTGTCGATTTTTTTGAATCCAATATCAGGTCTTATTTTTTAGAATATTATTCAGCATCAAATGGAGGTGATAATTGCCAGAAAGCAGCTATTTTAGTTTTAAGTCAGTTAATTGGAGTGAATCATATTATCACTGAGCCTATAAATAGAAATAATTTCAATAAATACTTGTGCTAA
- the era gene encoding GTPase Era, with the protein MRVEPKVNSIDNYNFSFSGEVTIPQAPPDFKSGFIGIVGRPNVGKSTLMNQLVGQKIAITSPVAQTTRNRLRGILTTPEAQLIFVDTPGIHKPHHQLGEVLVQNAKIAIESVDVVLFVVDGAVACGSGDRYIADLLSRSKTPVILGVNKTDQQPPDSQFLDDSYAQMAQSHEWEIVKFSAKTSAGLPQLQELLIGHLEIGPLYYPPDLVTDQPERFIMGELIREQILLLTREEVPHSVAIAIDLVEEAPTITRILATINVERDSQKGILIGKGGAMLKAIGSEAREQIQKLIAGKVYLELFVKVQPKWRQSRVSLAELGYRVEE; encoded by the coding sequence ATGAGGGTGGAGCCAAAGGTGAATAGTATTGATAATTACAACTTCTCTTTTTCAGGAGAAGTAACAATCCCACAAGCTCCTCCTGACTTTAAATCAGGTTTTATCGGCATCGTTGGTCGTCCAAATGTCGGTAAATCTACTTTAATGAATCAATTAGTAGGACAAAAAATTGCCATAACTTCCCCTGTAGCACAAACTACACGCAACCGTTTGCGCGGTATATTAACTACACCAGAGGCGCAGTTAATTTTTGTAGATACGCCAGGAATTCATAAGCCCCATCATCAATTGGGCGAAGTATTGGTGCAAAATGCCAAAATTGCCATTGAATCAGTAGATGTAGTATTGTTTGTGGTAGATGGAGCAGTAGCTTGTGGATCGGGCGATCGCTATATTGCCGACTTGCTCAGTCGCAGCAAAACACCGGTGATTTTGGGCGTGAACAAAACCGATCAACAACCACCTGATTCTCAGTTTTTAGATGATAGTTACGCTCAGATGGCCCAGTCCCATGAATGGGAAATAGTGAAGTTTTCTGCGAAGACGAGTGCAGGATTACCGCAACTTCAAGAATTATTAATTGGACATTTAGAAATTGGGCCGTTATATTACCCACCAGATTTGGTTACTGACCAGCCAGAACGCTTTATTATGGGTGAACTAATCCGAGAACAAATTTTATTATTGACTCGTGAAGAAGTACCCCATTCAGTAGCGATCGCCATTGACTTAGTAGAAGAAGCTCCCACCATTACCCGTATACTTGCTACCATCAACGTTGAGCGTGATTCCCAAAAAGGCATACTCATTGGCAAAGGCGGAGCAATGCTCAAAGCAATTGGTAGTGAAGCCCGCGAACAAATCCAAAAGTTAATCGCTGGTAAAGTTTACCTCGAATTGTTTGTCAAAGTCCAACCAAAATGGCGACAGTCGCGGGTTAGTTTAGCAGAGTTAGGCTATCGGGTGGAAGAATAA
- a CDS encoding succinylglutamate desuccinylase/aspartoacylase family protein — MLPVIETIPLRQMASGDRLYLQIYKFIGAQPGKKVYIQSNLHGAEIAGNTVIHQLIEFLLTINNANLAGEIWLVPVCNPMGTNERAHHFSPGRYCVYEAKDWNRIFWDYEKEADDLVAFTKSQLHIDLEVVRQNYLTIIKQKFAKILEKINSYSGVPYTEHFAYKLQNLSLDADYLIDLHSSTNQALDYLYFFRNRQESAKYFLLDFGILLNKYDGDAFDEAFIKPWLALEACFDKFGRDIKFDVEAWTLELGSGMQMNSDSVAKGVRGVKNYLVQKGVLQIPDLSDDTKTHEMTFASSSNRKKYYAIAGGMIQSRIALGSRFKAGEKLYQILSFNKEGNLPSVIDVCAQQDGLVYDVATNQAVNEGEFVLGIIFWLLV; from the coding sequence ATGCTGCCAGTTATTGAGACTATTCCTTTACGTCAAATGGCTTCGGGCGATCGCCTATACTTACAAATATACAAATTCATCGGCGCTCAACCTGGTAAAAAGGTATACATTCAATCTAATCTACACGGTGCAGAAATTGCTGGCAATACCGTTATTCACCAGCTAATTGAGTTTTTATTAACAATAAATAATGCAAATTTAGCTGGAGAAATTTGGTTAGTTCCCGTTTGTAACCCAATGGGGACGAATGAACGCGCTCATCATTTTTCACCTGGAAGATATTGCGTTTATGAAGCTAAAGACTGGAATCGCATATTTTGGGATTACGAGAAAGAAGCTGATGATTTAGTAGCTTTTACTAAATCTCAACTTCATATCGATCTAGAAGTTGTTCGACAAAATTATCTAACTATAATTAAGCAAAAATTTGCGAAAATTTTAGAAAAAATTAATTCTTATAGTGGTGTTCCTTACACTGAGCATTTTGCCTACAAGCTACAAAATCTGAGTTTAGATGCAGACTACTTAATTGACTTACATAGTTCTACTAATCAAGCATTAGATTACCTTTATTTCTTCCGAAATCGACAAGAAAGTGCAAAATACTTCCTGCTTGATTTTGGAATCTTGCTGAATAAATATGATGGTGATGCTTTTGATGAAGCTTTTATCAAACCTTGGTTAGCACTGGAAGCTTGTTTTGATAAGTTTGGTAGAGATATCAAGTTTGATGTGGAAGCTTGGACACTGGAATTAGGCTCAGGAATGCAAATGAACTCTGATTCAGTTGCTAAAGGTGTACGGGGTGTAAAAAACTATTTAGTGCAAAAAGGTGTACTGCAAATTCCTGATTTATCGGATGACACAAAAACCCATGAGATGACTTTCGCATCTAGCAGCAACCGGAAAAAATATTATGCGATCGCAGGTGGGATGATTCAATCCAGAATAGCATTAGGTAGTAGGTTTAAAGCTGGAGAAAAATTGTATCAAATTCTCAGTTTTAATAAAGAAGGTAATTTACCTAGTGTTATTGATGTCTGCGCTCAACAAGATGGATTGGTTTATGATGTCGCAACAAATCAAGCTGTAAATGAAGGCGAGTTTGTATTGGGGATTATTTTCTGGCTTTTAGTCTAA
- a CDS encoding type II toxin-antitoxin system VapC family toxin, producing MKQRVIIDTGPLVAFINRREHLHTWVINTLATIEQPLLTCEPVIVETCFLLRNIYGGQDMVMSLLDEGKILISMCLSEEAAIIKELLRQYQSVPMSLADACLVRMTQLYPESELLTFDSDFRIYRKNRNQSINFCDYARGFVRIGLRTIAPKHHIMQGSFAAREKRAYF from the coding sequence ATGAAGCAGCGAGTCATCATCGATACTGGCCCATTAGTAGCCTTTATTAATCGCAGAGAGCATCTTCATACTTGGGTAATTAATACCTTGGCTACAATTGAGCAGCCTTTACTCACTTGTGAGCCTGTGATTGTAGAGACCTGTTTTCTGTTGCGAAATATCTACGGTGGTCAGGATATGGTGATGTCTTTACTGGACGAGGGAAAGATATTAATTTCGATGTGTTTGAGTGAAGAAGCGGCAATAATTAAAGAATTGCTACGACAATATCAGTCAGTTCCAATGTCATTAGCAGATGCGTGTTTGGTGAGAATGACACAACTGTATCCTGAAAGTGAGTTGCTAACATTTGATAGCGATTTTAGAATTTATCGGAAGAATCGCAATCAATCAATTAATTTCTGTGATTATGCCAGAGGATTTGTAAGAATAGGGTTAAGAACGATCGCTCCTAAACATCATATAATGCAAGGTTCTTTTGCGGCAAGAGAAAAAAGAGCCTATTTCTAG
- a CDS encoding type II toxin-antitoxin system VapC family toxin: MNPVFVDTFYWIALANPRDAWHVRTQEIHKSLMQTKLITTDEVLTEFVNYFSTAGRYTRSGIFQLAQSILQNDRVQVIPQTRESFLGGLALYSQRFDKGYSLTDCISMHTIRQLEIIEVLTHDKHFTQEGFAILLSD, translated from the coding sequence ATGAATCCTGTTTTCGTAGATACGTTTTACTGGATAGCGCTTGCTAATCCACGAGATGCATGGCATGTCCGCACTCAAGAGATACACAAATCACTGATGCAAACAAAACTGATTACAACCGATGAGGTGTTGACTGAGTTTGTGAATTATTTCTCAACTGCTGGTAGATACACCCGAAGTGGAATATTTCAACTAGCACAAAGCATTCTACAAAATGATCGGGTTCAAGTTATTCCCCAAACACGCGAATCTTTTTTAGGTGGTCTAGCTCTGTATTCTCAACGTTTTGATAAAGGCTATAGCTTGACAGATTGCATTTCTATGCACACCATTCGTCAACTGGAGATCATAGAGGTACTGACACACGATAAACACTTCACCCAAGAAGGCTTTGCGATCTTGTTGTCTGATTAA
- a CDS encoding response regulator: protein MSLDIRYPLNLPANAPPLRVLIVEDDPMMQLGLEQSLMAHPQLEIVGQAEDGYLGVQAALQLKPDLVVMDIGLPRLDGIAATQQIKAALPATHVVMLTSHQTETEIIAALSSGADAYCIKGASVERLLSAIAAAVDGAAYLDPQIARRVIDNLKPPTPTSNSANLSGRELEVLKLMVDGLSNPEIAEKLYLSPNTIKTHVRGIMNKLAVDDRVQAAVVALRSGLV, encoded by the coding sequence ATGTCTTTAGATATTCGCTATCCCTTAAATTTACCAGCCAATGCTCCACCATTGCGAGTGTTAATTGTCGAAGATGATCCGATGATGCAACTGGGATTAGAACAATCATTAATGGCTCATCCTCAGTTAGAGATTGTTGGACAAGCAGAAGATGGTTATTTAGGAGTGCAAGCAGCACTGCAACTAAAACCCGATTTGGTGGTTATGGATATAGGATTGCCGCGATTGGATGGCATTGCAGCGACACAGCAAATTAAGGCGGCGTTACCAGCAACTCATGTAGTAATGCTGACATCTCATCAAACGGAGACAGAAATTATTGCAGCGCTATCTAGCGGTGCAGATGCGTATTGTATTAAAGGTGCAAGTGTGGAACGATTGTTAAGTGCGATCGCAGCCGCAGTTGATGGTGCAGCCTATCTCGATCCCCAAATTGCGCGGCGAGTAATTGACAATCTCAAACCACCTACACCCACTAGCAATAGCGCTAACTTATCTGGACGCGAATTAGAAGTATTGAAACTCATGGTAGACGGGTTGAGTAACCCAGAGATTGCTGAAAAACTCTATCTCAGTCCCAACACCATCAAAACTCACGTCCGAGGGATTATGAATAAATTAGCAGTGGACGATCGCGTGCAAGCAGCAGTCGTTGCATTACGTTCAGGTTTGGTTTGA